From the Clostridium putrefaciens genome, one window contains:
- a CDS encoding DUF1430 domain-containing protein, giving the protein MKKKIPLGFIFLFITIFTFNSLFYAEKHNRYSEMINIGETNKSNKIVISNSGRSAEDIYKILKLYLNMYNGNLYYSETSTKPGKSIHTKYIYISNADLFKDIRLSDGRFLDVFENESDKFLSTENLGDSNQIGQIEDFVGNNNFEIRTIKNNLDDSFFNKNLIIQLKDPSDFSKFVKDLEGEDLYIQILLGNSGEMTSAPVFKIMVVICFFVLIMLIVYHLLNSYKKIGIEKMLGYSKKDIWLKGILSIISIEFIVMCITTFILIFVNFKVYNSLFIAFIINLLKVYILMIIFTFIFVSIPFLYVKRISISNMLKNKRPVKSIVCFNIFIKILLSISLVLLSVSVYKSYKIVQSRYSSSYETWEDTKEYAIVTGLITKGKTINDDYSVEQMQKEKELFLYFNKKGAIYANFQSYAPDVYELNLKHSDMNEGPLSININPNYLNKHTIYDENGQIVSIDETETELILLVPKNYKSIEDGIRKYYESNRSNKGKSHADKEDGDDSNVAQEEVDPNIKIIWTSEGQNFFSYRLDINPGSGNCITDPVAVVITESNGSLIDYYKLLGYNGSPFKFKVDDISNPAASILDKVKDYYDMSIYSFPISSVYDNVKEEILEIKREIRFLTVIITILISIIMIITVQNIYNYFEQHKVRLAVQRFNGYKTIDKYKGWFLIELISFLIILTISSLIMRSYEVLWITLIFFTAELIISLVFIRLTEKRNILRITKGG; this is encoded by the coding sequence ATGAAAAAGAAGATTCCTTTAGGTTTTATTTTCCTTTTCATAACTATATTCACATTTAACTCTTTATTTTACGCAGAAAAACATAACAGATATTCTGAAATGATAAATATAGGAGAAACAAATAAAAGTAATAAGATTGTTATTTCTAATTCAGGGAGAAGTGCAGAAGATATTTATAAAATATTAAAACTATACTTAAATATGTATAATGGAAATCTATATTACAGTGAAACCTCAACAAAGCCGGGAAAATCTATTCATACAAAATATATATATATAAGTAACGCTGATTTATTTAAAGACATTAGATTAAGTGATGGTCGATTTTTAGATGTCTTTGAAAATGAATCAGATAAATTTTTGTCTACTGAAAATCTTGGTGATAGCAATCAAATAGGACAAATAGAGGATTTTGTAGGAAATAATAACTTTGAGATTAGAACAATTAAAAATAATTTAGATGATAGCTTTTTCAATAAAAATCTTATTATTCAACTAAAAGACCCATCAGATTTCAGTAAATTTGTAAAGGATTTAGAGGGAGAAGACCTATATATTCAAATATTATTAGGTAATTCAGGGGAAATGACTTCAGCGCCTGTATTTAAGATCATGGTGGTGATTTGTTTTTTTGTTTTAATAATGTTGATAGTTTATCATCTATTAAATTCCTATAAAAAAATAGGCATTGAAAAAATGCTTGGGTATAGCAAGAAAGATATATGGCTTAAGGGTATATTATCTATAATCAGCATAGAATTTATTGTTATGTGCATTACAACCTTTATTCTTATTTTTGTTAATTTTAAAGTATATAATAGTTTATTTATAGCATTTATAATTAATCTACTTAAAGTTTATATTTTAATGATTATATTCACTTTTATATTTGTGTCTATCCCCTTCTTATATGTAAAGAGAATTTCTATATCAAACATGTTAAAAAATAAGCGCCCAGTAAAGTCTATAGTGTGTTTCAATATCTTTATAAAGATTTTATTATCTATATCTTTAGTATTATTATCTGTAAGTGTATATAAAAGCTATAAAATTGTTCAATCTAGATATTCGAGTTCCTATGAAACTTGGGAGGATACAAAGGAATATGCCATAGTTACAGGATTAATAACAAAGGGCAAAACTATTAATGATGATTATTCTGTAGAGCAAATGCAAAAGGAGAAAGAACTATTCTTGTATTTTAACAAAAAAGGTGCTATATATGCAAATTTCCAGAGTTATGCTCCAGATGTGTATGAACTTAATTTAAAACATAGTGATATGAATGAAGGACCGCTATCAATAAATATAAATCCAAATTATTTAAATAAACATACTATTTATGACGAAAATGGTCAGATAGTCAGTATTGATGAAACTGAAACTGAATTAATATTATTAGTACCCAAAAACTATAAGTCAATTGAAGATGGCATAAGAAAATATTATGAATCTAACAGAAGTAACAAGGGTAAGTCTCATGCAGACAAGGAGGATGGTGATGATTCAAATGTAGCACAAGAAGAGGTGGATCCTAATATTAAAATAATATGGACTAGTGAGGGACAAAACTTTTTTTCTTATAGGCTAGATATAAATCCGGGAAGTGGAAATTGTATTACAGACCCTGTAGCTGTGGTTATAACCGAATCAAACGGAAGCTTAATTGATTATTATAAATTACTTGGATATAACGGTAGCCCTTTTAAATTTAAAGTTGATGATATATCTAATCCAGCGGCAAGCATCCTAGATAAGGTAAAGGATTACTATGATATGAGCATATACAGTTTTCCAATATCTAGTGTTTACGATAATGTTAAAGAAGAGATTTTAGAAATAAAAAGAGAAATTAGATTTTTAACTGTAATTATCACAATATTAATATCAATTATTATGATAATCACAGTGCAAAACATATATAACTACTTTGAACAACACAAGGTTAGACTAGCTGTACAAAGGTTTAATGGCTATAAGACAATTGATAAATATAAGGGGTGGTTTCTAATAGAACTTATAAGCTTTCTTATAATATTAACTATTTCTTCATTAATAATGAGATCTTATGAAGTTTTATGGATAACACTTATTTTCTTCACTGCAGAACTTATCATTTCCTTAGTATTTATTAGATTAACTGAAAAAAGAAATATCCTTAGAATTACAAAAGGAGGGTAA
- a CDS encoding ABC transporter ATP-binding protein — translation MSLIELNNITKSYGDKTIFKDFSLKVEGGDFIALTGDSGCGKSTLLNIIGLLEEFDSGEIIIDGKTSPSPNSGVANKILREKISYLFQNFALVDEETVEYNLKLACKYVKANRPEKEFSISESLKHVGLEGYEKRKIYELSGGEQQRVAIARIMLKPSKIILADEPTGSLDEKNRDVVLTLLKTLNKEGKTLILVTHDKYVASQCNKIIHLTP, via the coding sequence ATGTCATTAATTGAATTAAATAATATTACTAAAAGCTATGGTGATAAAACCATATTTAAAGACTTTTCATTAAAAGTAGAAGGTGGCGATTTCATAGCATTAACAGGTGACAGTGGCTGTGGAAAAAGTACATTATTAAATATTATAGGTCTACTTGAAGAATTTGATAGTGGAGAGATTATTATAGATGGCAAGACGAGTCCCTCGCCAAATAGCGGAGTAGCTAATAAAATATTAAGAGAAAAAATAAGTTATCTTTTTCAAAACTTTGCACTTGTGGACGAAGAAACCGTAGAATACAATTTGAAACTAGCCTGTAAATATGTAAAGGCAAATAGACCTGAAAAAGAATTTAGTATCAGTGAATCACTAAAACATGTAGGACTTGAAGGTTATGAGAAACGTAAAATATATGAATTAAGTGGTGGAGAGCAACAAAGAGTAGCTATTGCAAGAATAATGCTAAAGCCAAGTAAAATAATATTAGCAGATGAACCCACAGGATCACTAGATGAAAAAAATAGAGATGTAGTACTAACTCTACTAAAAACACTAAATAAAGAGGGTAAAACTCTAATACTAGTAACTCATGATAAATATGTTGCTAGTCAGTGTAATAAGATTATACACCTCACCCCTTAA